Part of the Ciona intestinalis unplaced genomic scaffold, KH HT001066.1, whole genome shotgun sequence genome, ATGAcaacatgacataaatatgacacacatgacataaatatgacacacatgacataaatatgacacacatgacataaatatgacacacatgacataaatatgacacacacgacataaatatgacacacacgacataaatatgacacacatgacataaatatgacataggcatgacataaatacgacacacACGACATAAGTATGACATaggcatgacataaatataacacacatgacataaatatgacacacatgacataaatatgacataggcatgacataaatatgacataggcatgacataaatatgacataggcatgacataaatacgacacacACGACATAAGTATGACATaggcatgacataaatataacacacatgacataaatatgacacacatgacataaatatgacataggcatgacataaatatgacataggcatgacataaatatgatacacacgacataaatatgacataggcatgacataaatatgacataggcatgacataaatatgacataggcatgacataaatataacacacatgacataaatatgacataggcctgacataaatatgacacacatgacataaatatgacataggcatgacataaatatgacataggcCTGACATAAGTAtaacacacatgacataaatatggaATAGACATGACATTaatatgacacacatgacataaatatgacataggcatgacataaatatgacacacctgacataaatatgacacacatgacataaatatgacacacatgacataaatatgacataggcatgacataaatatgtcacacatgacataaatataacacacATGACGTAAATATAACATTGCAGTCGCCGTTGGCAGTTAAAGGGTTAAACGTGACATTTCATCTTCTACgcccaataaaaatattatagttaTATCTTGACAAATACCATTCAACGTTAACATTGTGACTGAAGATACGAACGGTCATGTGTATCTATAAGTTGCTATGTACAGTTGGGATGAACTGAATGCTTGAAGTACATGAGACGTTAACGCTAATGTTTAACTAGAccacttcagatttgtttgaGTAGCTTGTTTGCGATGTGACGTATAACAGCATGTAATAAAGGGAACTGAGTTGAACGTAGATTATATAACAGTAACTTGTTATAGTGTAAGAGCGTTTAAAAGTTCATATACGTTTACTGACTAAGAAACTTAgagaatagttttatttttttaaataatattcctGTTTTAAGTTGGGGGTTAAAAACTACATATTAGAGACGTTTCGTTCGCTTATTCATCGCTTACTTTAAGGGTGGGGCAATATTGACTTTAGTTGgacattgtgggcatatgagCATCATATAGCTTACACAGGGAAAAGTACAACAGTCACATATACGACTTGTACGTTTAACAGGTCAAATAGAAtttatacgtgttaagtttatTGATGCTATTGAGTTCAGGTAGAAACGTAGAACTTTAAACAGATGTTTAACTTTGAATTAGTAGtgatttaaaatctttaataGGAGCGTTATTTTATCACTACTTTGTTTttcaagaaaaataatttcctTATCCTTACGTTTatgtcaatcaaaatttatACCGGTAACACTGGAAATGTGTTGTTTATCCTAGAAtaagtatatatgtttaactttaaacaaaggATGTTATTTTAACACTACTTTGTTTTTAGGAACATCAATTTCTTATTAAGTTCACACTTGTTATTGTGGttaatatattactgtggtcATGGCACATCAAGAACCATCGCATCAGTACATTGAACATGCACCGCCGCCTATATTTTACTGCTGGAAGTATTGGCTGACCACTGGAGAGGTCCGTGAGGGATGCACGCCTGTCAATCCGAACTCTAACATGCTAGATTTGAATGACTATGGTTGGGCCTACATGGCGATACCAGTCGTTGGCCTTTTTGTGCTGGTGTTCCTGTTCTATTGCGTGTGCCGTGGCAAGACCAAGCAAAAAGTGCCGAAACAACCTTTGATTTCGGAAGTCAGCGAGTCCGAGGAGGAAGAGGACTACAGAGCAAGAGGGAGGAGCTATCGTGCTGTGCCTGTTAGGAGCGCCAATGCTAAAGATTTCTACACCGTTGTTCCTATTGAGGGAAAAGTTCCATTGAACGGCAATGCGGATTCGAGGCCCCAGCAACGTATATACCCCCGCCTTACTACCATGAGACATCAAGTTGGGATAAACGGGAAGCCAGTTCGCGGTAAGGGTAACTCACAAAGCCAACCTAAATCCCCCGAAGAATTCCTGCCGTCCAACGACTACCAACCAGACCCAACAGCAAAACCGGTGGAGAATTCTCGCAGCCGACAACCTTCATCATCAGAGGAGGAgcagtaaaataaacttttacgaagacaaaatatagtagggtgggggaagatgggacactttttcattctattttctcgtaccatttagtagtaaacaaaaaacattcaaataattataaaaccgtatcctcacgactcccatagaccgttgttaattgtttaaaacacgatcggaatatttggatattatgtgctaaaggtgtcccatcttcccccaccctactatacattttggATTCTACCAACGTTAAAACACTGTTTAATTTGTATGAACAATAATGCACCCGTTTTATGCtttaattaacatttataattCAATTAATGTGCTTGTAGTAAATATATATCGATAGTGAAACTAAGATATGGAACAAATGTACATTTTGCTAAATTTTATAGTATGTGTGTTGTTTGCGCGTATATGCTATGCTGCCAAACAAACAgcatggaaaataaaatgttttaaaattatgagTTTGATGCTCGAAACTTGTTCCGTGTCCGGTACAAATTGTCCGAGACAAAACATCGTAGACAGGAGTGTATAGACAGGAAAAACCCGTGAACGGGAATAGGGAAAAGCGCGGGTTCTATGAccgtttaaaaatgtaaatggaATGGGCCATACGacaaagtgttttatttaatagtcgggaattttaaaacacacaacaaGCAACCTGACGAACAGCGGGTGCAATATGGCGCTGCATAGAAAGCGTTTGATACAACTTTCAAACATGAGAAACATGACGCATTTTCGTGTCCATATAGGTATACGTGGCTTGCAGGTGGGGAGAAAACGACTTGATTTGTATGTATATTAGGATGTGGTAAAATTGGCATGTTTTAATAGCGTGGGATGAAATGAAACATGTGAGTTTTGATGTGAACAAAAAATGGacaaattttgaacaaaaccttaaaataagttattaattgcaaaattaaatattgttccAATCGACCCAAATATGGTCttaacagacataaatatggtcccatttattttttgtaattaacaaacttttattttctttttttaaccgatcttttttcatatattttaggAATATATTTGTGTCCGTTGAAACAATATTGAATTTTTCGCTACCACTTCTTAACTACTGCACTAAACTAGCAGTTAAAATCAATTTAGTTGAATCACATTTGTTTTTCACACCTTTTGCGTTTTTCGAAACTTGGAAGGCGTAAAGTTTATACCTCGAAATTTCCGATAATATGACCTACTATTTTCTAACTACTGTGCTGGATATATCAGACCAGCCTGGTGTAGTGGTAAATAACGACCAGTGGgtttaatgaatgtaactgggtgcggctgataatttggacaacccattagtgaccactgggttgacttggtaaaaaaaatatttttcaaaccgactaagtaaaatatgttattttaaatcagtaccattacttgttttaagcaatataacctgaaaattttattaaaaaaaattcgtttacattattttacacaacatttttttcaaatttgcaAACCGAATTAGGTTAGAGACACCACTTTTCAACAGTGTGTTATAATGCACTTTATCGATAtaatgttaattaataaaagtacATATCATTAATTATATAGTTTGAGAATACACGTGACTATGGTCACGTGGGTTGTGTCTACAACACGAGTTAATTTTATGCAGGGAAATACGACGTAAAACAGGTAAAGTTGGGTGTGGAAGATGGGAAATCTTTttttagaccgttgttaaatgtttaaaacacgaaattatgtgctgaaggtgtcccgtcttccccaccctactataatattaaGCGGTGTAGAATATACAACCACAATAAGCAAGACACAATCAATATATTCgcaataaataatcaacgaTGAAGCTTTGATTGCGCAACATGTTTACCCATTACTGGTTGTTGAATAACACGATAACATGTTAGGATTAAAAGTGTGTTTGCCTTCTAGAAAATTCGCGCTTTTACGCGAAAGATTATTGTTAACCGTATATATCCTccagattattattttttatttatctttttaattaattgttaGCGTAGATGTTATTATTAACGCTATACAGTGCAACGCACATTGAACGAATGTAAAGTATAAACATGTGTTTTTGGTATGAGCGGTTAAAACTCGCGAAAAATGGTCAAATTTGAACAAAGAGAAAATGCACGCTACTAATTCGACCCTTGTATATACGTTACATTCacccatttaaatattaattcattcacCATCCAACTTATgctaactaagttacattagATTAGTTGAACATAATTGTGTAGTGGTATGAAACGATGTCGGGCGATAATTAAACATTCCGTGGGTGGTGCTGGTTGATCTTGGTGATTGGATCTGAAGGCCCAATCCGGTGTGCGTCTCCCATCCACTTCCTCTCAATGGATAACCACCAGGGGTCCAATCTCCATGATAACCAGGTTTCCCGTTGCTCTGTGTCACTGTATCAGTCTGTTGATAAATAACAGAACTTCTCAACTTGGGAAACTAAATTCTAGGttgttaaaagtttacattaaattGAAAGTGAATTTTTCGAAATGATTTTGTAAATCGCTTTAATATGTGTttcgttaaaatatgaaaaaaaaacaaccataaAGAACAAATGGATAATTGTATAGTTATGACAGAACTTCCACATTTTGGGTATATACCTGTTTTCGAGATTTATGTCGCGTGCACTGACAGCAGCTTtggctattatgatgcaatgaatccacatGTGAATCCTTATTATTacgtaaaaaacattttgcttggttgaggaaaacatcgtaaatacaAAGCAGCGCTACTTCTGgcacatatttaggttgtttatttccGTTTAAAGGGTaaagtatatttgttttacacgcATATGTGAAGAACGCGGCGCTAAgtgtattaatgtaatgcaTAAATAAATACGTTAAACATGTGTGTATCCAGCCTTACcgttgtgttataacttgaacCGAGCCAAATGTTAGTCGCACTCTGTAATCCGAATACGATGGTTTgtcgacagtagttataaacTACGTCGTACATCGCTTTATCCACAATATCCACCAATCGACCGCCCATGTCAGTGCAGTACTTCGATGCTGTGTTACGGTTCATTCCTCTTCTATCTACAGCATTAGGGAACCAAAGGATCAGATTCTGATAACCTATTCCTTTACCTGTAAAAAGGAAATTctgattttttataatataaaaattgataTTAAGCTAAATGAGATTGTTATCATTCGTGACATGCCATAGTTTAACATTAGTACCTATATACAAGGACCAATCCACAGTTATCAGCATCCTATCCCACCCTGCAGCTTGGTCAACTCGCTCTATTTCAACTATAAAGCTGAGTTTCTTTATTTCAAGAATGGTCACGTTGAACTTGTGGGGCAAAGATGGGTTGCTCGGTCTTGCTGTTGCGTGAACGTAATCAGGAGCTTTGGGCATGCACATTCTGTAGGGAATCTCTAACTTGGAAGTTAAATACAGATCGATACTTCCCCTGCTGGTCAGTGGTCGATCtgttgttaaattaatttataaagtttttttttctaatttaaacgaaaacaaCTTACATGAATCAACTACGCTGATAACCTCTACAAGCAACACAAACCAAATGCACTTCATAATGACCAATAGTAATTGAAATAACCCCTACAGTGATCTGCGTTATGTTAAAGTATAGTTAATTGTAACAACTTAACGATTAAGcctatttaaataacagaCTGGTGATGCTAGATATTGGCACAACATATATCTCGTTTGTAAACTATTAATTAGACTCGATTTATATGAACCTCAGTTCGCTTGAGTATACTAAACAAagtaaagtttaaactgtttaaacctATAGTTCCGTGTTAACACGTACCATTGCGTGTGTCTATTTTACAGAACTTGATTGACGTAAAAGTTTATACCTCGAAATTTCCGATAATATGACGTACCACTTTCTAACTGCTGTGCTGAATCAATCAGGCAGGCTATACCTTCGAACCCTAATGTATTAATTAAATTGCGCAGATACAATTTTCAAAGAGTTACCttgtatatgttactttgtgggtgattattttttggggatattttttatgtatggttaataatttggacaacccattagtgaccacactggcgtttaacgactgttgttttccggccacgcgaggatagaGTAAGAAGCTACATACATACAGAATAAGCATTGACTTTCTGAATGACATCGTAGTTTTCTGAATATTTAATAGATCTGCGTTCTATCTTCTTttcaaatacattttattactCCCCGTTATTTCGGTACTGTCCCGAATTAACGTAAAACCCCTGTTTTGAGAAGAGCTTATACGACTTTTAAAAGTTTCGTTGTCGAAATCAGTTTTCTGTTAACGTTGTTTCAAttgaaacaagaaacaaacacCAGCACCAAACTATTTAATGTCGCACTAAGCGCAAAAAAAcgaatatataagtttttttaacaccTGTACAAATCTAAAATATCTTTGCAGCCGAAAAGTATTTCTAAAAACTTGTTGTAAAACTTTGGACTGCATTTAATGGCGTTAGGTTCCCCAGATGTTGTTACGCAAATCGTGTCCGTTCGGAAAGACACACAGTATATTAACTGGTTGAAAGGTaggtatgtggtaacttgtaagctggcacgaggtgtatgaaacagaacagccgtgttataacgactgtcgttgcccgccatgcgaggataaacaagttacatacgtggtaacttgtaagctggcacgaggtgtatcaaacagaacagccgtgttataacgactgtcgttgcccgccatgcgaggataaataagttacatatgtggtaacttgtaagctggcatgaggtgtatcaaacagaacagccgtgttataacgactgtcgttgccccgccatgcgaggataaataagttacatatgtggtaacttgtaagctggcatgaggtgtatcaaacag contains:
- the LOC100176601 gene encoding uncharacterized protein LOC100176601, with amino-acid sequence MKCIWFVLLVEVISVVDSYRPLTSRGSIDLYLTSKLEIPYRMCMPKAPDYVHATARPSNPSLPHKFNVTILEIKKLSFIVEIERVDQAAGWDRMLITVDWSLYIGKGIGYQNLILWFPNAVDRRGMNRNTASKYCTDMGGRLVDIVDKAMYDVVYNYCRQTIVFGLQSATNIWLGSSYNTTTDTVTQSNGKPGYHGDWTPGGYPLRGSGWETHTGLGLQIQSPRSTSTTHGMFNYRPTSFHTTTQLCSTNLM